Proteins from one Muntiacus reevesi chromosome X, mMunRee1.1, whole genome shotgun sequence genomic window:
- the LOC136154195 gene encoding melanoma-associated antigen 10-like: MSELSKPEEGFPDPGEAQCPVNVQLLGAEAGVAASTSASSLTVSSVATGEPLPQEALKEMKANLIKFLLFKYRAKELTSQAEILKKVLRDNQEHFPVVFSQASQCLELVCGVEVKEVDPREHIYIMVPNLGLTCDVMLSGGQSMPKAGLLVLILSLIMRNGDRAPEEKVWGALSRLGVCVGSVHCVFGDPRTLLTHVWVQQGYREYRQVPYSYPARYEFLWGPRAYAETSKQEVMAFLLRVKERASRAFPPLSAEAAREEDEAA, encoded by the coding sequence atgagtgagctgagcaagCCCGAGGAAGGCTTTCCGGACCCTGGCGAGGCCCAGTGCCCAGTGAATGTGCAGCTCTTGGGGGCTGAGGCAGGGGTGGCTGCATccacctcagcctcctccctcacAGTGTCCTCCGTAGCCACTGGGGAGCCCTTGCCCCAGGAGGCTCTGAAGGAGATGAAAGCTAACCTAATAAAGTTCCTGCTCTTCAAGTATCGAGCCAAGGAGCTGACCTCCCAGGCGGAAATACTGAagaaggtcctcagggataaccaggagcactTCCCGGTGGTCTTCAGCCAAGCCTCACAGTGCCTGGAGCTGGTCTGTGGTGTGGAGGTGAAGGAGGTGGACCCCAGGGAGCACATCTACATCATGGTCCCCAACCTGGGCCTCACCTGTGATGTGATGCTGAGCGGTGGGCAGAGCATGCCCAAGGCCGGCCTCCTGGTGCTGATCCTCAGCCTGATCATGAGGAATGGGGACCGCGCCCCTGAGGAGAAggtctggggagcactcagcagattgggtgtgtgtgttgggagtgtgCACTGTGTCTTTGGGGATCCCAGGACACTTCTGACACATGTGTGGGTGCAGCAGGGGTACCGGGAGTACCGGCAGGTGCCTTACAGCTACCCTgctcgctatgagttcctgtggggtccccgggcctaTGCGGAGACCAGCAAGCAGGAAGTCATGGCATTTCTGCTCAGGGTCAAAGAAAGGGCTTCgagggccttcccacccctgtctgcagaggctgcaagGGAGGAGGATGAGGCTgcctga